From Melitaea cinxia chromosome 30, ilMelCinx1.1, whole genome shotgun sequence, one genomic window encodes:
- the LOC123668158 gene encoding uncharacterized protein LOC123668158 — MTDWDLIILTECWLHNNRNLPSLEGYNSVLTEKNFTQNEGVVVFFKKHLKLFVSEPDLCDANCLMINLEDNITIIAVYRPPGYKDVPRFLVSLDKLLSETSSTHKVLIGDINIDILDNNKDVNSSSYLNMLASHSLLSAHTFPTHGKTCLDHVILKCSYRAFCYVAETSVTDHDTLILKLEFSTMTDKCFSLKKIDYPSLDDAMKNLNLNILYGMTDPNEATAFLLTVLDTVIKANTKTITIPNRKRIKRPWMTPGLLRCVKHRDKLHQKSRKNPSNEILMITYKRYRNFCNSLLKNIKNTYESNRLLKAAKTNTKVLWDTMKQLTYSNNTTSSAHELVSPVDPLLSVNNINKFFVSIGKDIAEKAYSNSSYKKAPINSTLSSFVLLPTDEFEVQSLILQLKKSGAAGRDGISGAFLKRYHEILVPPLTHIFNLIFSTGIFPDLFKLAEVIPVYKGGSRDCVGNYRPISKISTLSKIIEKLINKRLIDYLESNNLLSSSQFGFRPGLSTSDAVHQLTDHIVKKIDKKNKILAVFLDIAKAFDAVAGPILLDKLEALGVRGVQLKLFESYVSDRKQRVKVDNTVSDDLPISYGVPQGSVLGPTLFLIFINDLCDLQLQNGKIITFADDTALVFHGDKWKDTLDIAQKGFDVVNAWLRMNALTINVNKTKCIPFFIKTPAPSISLGLTAHVCSDNESCSCQRISVANSTKWSSAHVVALEALPMRCFRCMGPGHTRPRCPAAADSAEVLPLR, encoded by the exons ATGACTGATTGGGATTTAATAATACTAACGGAATGTTGGCTGCATAATAATCGTAACTTACCATCTCTTGAGGGATACAACAGTGTTCTAACTGAGAAAAACTTCACACAGAACGAAGGAGTTGTGgtatttttcaaaaaacatttgaaattatttgtaTCCGAGCCTGACCTTTGTGATGCCAACTGTTTAATGATTAACCTTGAggataatataacaataattgcaGTATACAGACCACCTGGTTACAAAGATGTTCCACGGTTTTTGGTATCCCTTGACAAACTTCTTTCTGAGACTAGTAGTACTCATAAAGTTCTGATAGGTGACATCAATATTGATATATTGGATAACAATAAGGATGTTAATTCTTCATCGTATTTGAATATGCTGGCTTCTCACAGTTTATTGTCGGCCCACACATTTCCAACTCATGGCAAGACTTGTCTTGAccatgtaatattaaaatgctcATATCGCGCCTTTTGTTATGTTGCTGAAACCTCAGTTACGGATCACGACACTTTAATCCTGAAACTTGAATTTAGCACAATGACTGACAAATGCTTTTCACTGAAAAAGATTGATTACCCGTCTTTGGATGATGCTATGAAGAACTTGAATCTAAATATTCTATATGGAATGACTGATCCTAATGAGGCAACAGCATTTCTTCTGACTGTGCTTGACACTGTAATTAAAGCAAATACAAAAACTATCACCATCCCAAATCGTAAGAGGATCAAGAGGCCTTGGATGACTCCAGGTCTACTAAGATGTGTAAAGCATCGTGACAAACTACAtcaaaaatcaagaaaaaatcctagtaatgaaatattaatgataACTTACAAGAGGTACAGAAATTTTTGcaattcacttttaaaaaatattaaaaatacttatgagAGCAACCGCCTACTTAAAGCTGCTAAGACTAATACAAAAGTTCTCTGGGACACTATGAAACAACTAACCTACTCTAATAATACAACTAGTTCTGCACATGAATTGGTCTCTCCAGTGGACCCGTTACTCTCAgtcaataacattaataaatttttcgttTCTATCGGGAAGGATATTGCCGAAAAAGCCTATTCCAATAGCTCTTATAAAAAAGCACCAATCAATTCTACACTGTCCTCATTCGTCTTGCTACCTACTGATGAATTTGAAGTTCAATCTCTTATCTTACAACTGAAGAAGAGCGGTGCTGCGGGCAGAGATGGCATTTCTGGAGCCTTTCTTAAACGTTATCATGAAATCTTAGTCCCCCCGCTTACACATATATTTAATCTGATCTTTTCTACTGGGATCTTTCCGGATTTATTCAAGCTAGCTGAAGTAATTCCAGTTTATAAGGGTGGTAGCAGGGATTGTGTTGGTAACTATCGACCCATTTCTAAAATATCCACGCTATCCAAAATTATTGAGAAATTGATAAACAAACGCCTTATCGATTATCTAGAAAGTAATAATCTACTCTCCAGCTCACAGTTTGGATTCAGACCGGGTTTATCAACGAGCGACGCGGTTCATCAATTAACTGatcatattgttaaaaaaatagataagaaaaataaaatattagctgTATTTTTGGACATTGCAAAGGCTTTTGACGCGGTCGCTGGTCCTATTCTGCTGGATAAATTGGAAGCTCTGGGTGTTCGTGGTGTGCAGCTCAAACTATTTGAAAGTTACGTGAGTGACAGAAAGCAAAGAGTAAAGGTGGACAACACTGTTAGTGACGACCTGCCGATAAGCTATGGTGTGCCACAGGGTAGTGTTTTGGGTCCAACACTGTTTCTGATATTTATCAATGATCTTTGTGACCTCCAGTTACAAAAtggtaaaattattacatttgcaGATGATACTGCGCTTGTGTTTCATGGTGATAAATGGAAAGATACTCTCGATATTGCGCAAAAAGGATTCGACGTTGTTAACGCCTGGCTCAGAATGAATGCCCTAACTATCAATGtcaataaaactaaatgtaTACCATTCTTCATAAAAACTCCTGCCCCTAGTATTAGCCTTGGCTTAACTGCTCATGTATGCTCTGACAATGAATCTTGTAGCTGTCAAAGGATCTCTGTTGCCAACAGCACTAA ATGGAGCTCGGCACACGTGGTGGCCTTGGAGGCGCTGCCCATGCGCTGTTTCCGATGCATGGGGCCGGGCCACACGCGTCCTCGGTGCCCAGCTGCGGCAGACAGCGCGGAGGTGCTGCCGTTGCGGTAG
- the LOC123668159 gene encoding 15-hydroxyprostaglandin dehydrogenase [NAD(+)]-like, with product MGREVQGKIVAVTGSANGLGLAMVTSFLEHGVKLAIILDMDEVKGNEECANLNQKYGDGRVVFYKCNVLDDLENIYEAIIKNHKYVDILVNNAGVLDEKNIKRTMNINSIAVMEWTVKFYKNMSLANGGKGGTIINVSSIFGYRITEFSPYYHASKAAVISFSKSVGHEKNFEKSGVRVVTLCPGLTHTNLADFPHAWGDWSLEELTAGLTSDWQDASAIGEGIVEIYKRADSGSVWLVEGSRPAMKIDV from the coding sequence ATGGGTCGTGAGGTTCAAGGAAAAATTGTAGCAGTGACTGGTTCTGCCAATGGCCTTGGGCTGGCTATGGTCACCAGTTTCCTGGAACATGGAGTAAAATTGGCGATCATTCTTGATATGGACGAAGTCAAGGGAAACGAAGAGTGTGCAAACTTGAATCAGAAGTATGGGGACGGCAGAGTAGTTTTCTACAAATGTAACGTTTTAGACGATTTGGAAAATATCTACGAGGCGATCATAAAGAACCATAAATACGTCGACATCCTCGTCAACAATGCTGGTGTTCTCGATGAGAAGAACATCAAAAGAACTATGAACATTAATTCAATCGCCGTCATGGAATGGACGGTaaagttttacaaaaacatGAGTTTAGCTAATGGTGGTAAAGGTGGTACCATCATCAACGTGTCCTCGATATTCGGCTACAGAATAACTGAGTTTTCACCATATTACCACGCATCCAAGGCTGCGGTGATTAGCTTCTCGAAATCTGTCGGGCATGAGAAAAATTTCGAAAAATCGGGTGTTCGAGTCGTCACACTGTGTCCCGGACTGACACATACGAATTTAGCTGATTTCCCACACGCGTGGGGGGATTGGTCCTTAGAAGAGTTAACTGCGGGATTGACAAGCGACTGGCAAGATGCTTCAGCTATTGGTGAAGGGATCGTGGAAATATACAAAAGAGCTGACTCAGGCTCGGTCTGGCTCGTGGAGGGATCGAGACCTGCTATGAAAATAGACGTTTAA
- the LOC123668160 gene encoding uncharacterized protein LOC123668160: MWVHWVSDNLSDDEDVERERRALAVRCNMLARRYTQRAYNALRVQYNNAFRVLLELPRYCSTSEMFTTRRVDSFKAIIRKRCAFMLRRLRTSSNGILSALADRWDSAILRHWIRLHSD, translated from the exons ATGTGGGTCCACTGGGTTTCGGACAACCTCAGTGATGACGAGGATGTGGAGCGAGAGCGCAGGGCGCTGGCCGTGCGCTGCAACATGCTGGCCCGAAG GTATACGCAGCGTGCGTACAACGCCCTGAGAGTCCAGTACAACAATGCATTCAGAGTGCTGCTCGAGTTGCCGCGTTACTGCAGTACCTCCGAAATGTTTACTACGAGGCGCGTTGATAGCTTTAAGGCTATTATTCGTAAGAGGTGTGCATTCATGCTCCGGAGGCTACGAACCAGCTCGAACGGCATTCTGAGTGCACTGGCGGACCGCTGGGACTCAGCAATACTGCGCCACTGGATACGGCTACATTCTGACTGA